In one Tripterygium wilfordii isolate XIE 37 chromosome 22, ASM1340144v1, whole genome shotgun sequence genomic region, the following are encoded:
- the LOC119991260 gene encoding alpha-L-fucosidase 2-like isoform X1, translating into MEDDQWVLVRRPKEKDWWSPRAEDADSEKDTKRSKPLKVTFTDPAKYWTDAIPIGCGRLGAMVWGGVGSEIIQLNEDTLWTGSPGNYTNPEAPEALSEVRKLVDDGQYAEATEAAIKLTAKPADVYQLLGDIKLEFDDSHVAYGRDTYHRELNLDTATVQVKYTVGEVEFLREHFASRPDKVIATKISGSKSGSLTFAVSFDCKLDHHSYINGKTKIIMEGSCPEKRIPPTLKPNGNPRGIQFSAVLDIQISKDRGVIRVLDDKKLIVEGSDWAVLLLVASSSFEGSFSQPSESRKDPTSDCLSVLQSLMNLSYSDLYARHLDDYQNLFHRVSLVLSTNSKNMTRNVSAGSTNFPEGSEDYTVSTAERIQSFKRNEDPSLVELLFQFGRYLLISCSRPGTQVANLQGIWNKDIQPKWDCAPHLNINLEMNYWLSLPCNLRECQEPLFDFIAALSVNGKKTAHVNYEASGWVVHHKSDIWAKSSADYGEVLWALWPMGGAWLCTHLWEHYTFTLEKDFLKDKAYPLLEGCASFLLDWLIEGPSGYLETNPSTSPEHVFIAPDGKPACVSYSSTMDMSIIKEVFSAIVSAAEVLGKMEDALIGKVCKAQQRLYPTKIAKDGSIMEWAQDFGDPDVHHRHLSHLFGLFPGHTITVEKTPALCKAAENTLYKRGEDGPGWSTSWKIALWARLRSSEHAYHMVKHLFKLVDPDHEVAFEGGLYSNLFAAHPPFQIDANFGFSAAIAEMLVQSTLEDIFILPALPREKWPNGCVKGLKARGGLTVSISWKEGDLHEVGVWSKDHKSSKRLHYRGTIVTANISSGGVYTFDSQLKCVNMYSLAEVSFPSM; encoded by the exons ATGGAAGACGATCAGTGGGTTCTGGTTCGGCGACCAAAAGAGAAAGATTGGTGGAGTCCTCGTGCAGAGGACGCCGACTCTGAGAAGGACACAAAGAGGTCAAAGCCGTTGAAGGTCACGTTTACTGACCCTGCAAAGTACTGGACCGACGCGATACCAATAGGTTGTGGACGACTCGGAGCCATGGTCTGGGGCGGCGTTGGATCCGAAATTATCCAGCTCAACG AAGACACATTGTGGACTGGATCTCCGGGAAACTATACTAACCCAGAAGCTCCTGAGGCACTATCAGAAGTCAGAAAACTTGTTGATGATGGTCAATATGCTGAAGCTACGGAAGCGGCCATCAAATTGACTGCAAAACCTGCAGAT GTTTACCAACTTCTTGGTGATATCAAGCTAGAATTTGATGATTCCCATGTTGCTTATGGTAGAGACACGTATCACAGAGAGCTAAACTTGGATACTGCAACAGTACAAGTGAAGTATACTGTAGGCGAGGTAGAATTTCTGAGGGAACATTTTGCTTCGAGACCTGATAAAGTGATTGCTACAAAAATATCTGGAAGTAAATCAGGTTCTTTAACCTTTGCAGTATCTTTTGACTGCAAGTTAGATCACCACTCTTACATAAATGGGAAAACTAAGATTATAATGGAAGGGAGTTGCCCAGAAAAAAGGATACCGCCTACACTGAAGCCAAATGGCAATCCAAGGGGCATTCAGTTTTCTGCTGTTCTTGACATACAGATCAGCAAAGACAGAGGTGTGATTCGTGTTTTGGATGACAAGAAGTTGATAGTGGAAGGTTCAGATTGGGCTGTTCTACTTTTAGTGGCTTCGTCTTCTTTTGAAGGGTCATTCTCTCAGCCTTCAGAATCTCGAAAGGATCCTACATCAGACTGTCTCAGTGTGTTACAGTCGCTGATGAATCTGTCGTACTCTGATCTATATGCACGCCACTTAGATGACTATCAGAATCTTTTCCATCGTGTTTCACTGGTTCTCTCAACAAACTCCAAAAACATGACAAGAAATGTCTCTGCAGGAAGTACGAATTTTCCTGAAGGAAGTGAAGATTACACAGTTTCAACTGCTGAACGGATACAATCTTTTAAAAGAAACGAAGATCCATCTTTGGTCGAGCTTCTATTCCAGTTTGGCCGATATTTGCTTATTTCTTGTTCACGGCCTGGAACTCAGGTGGCCAACCTGCAGGGAATATGGAACAAGGATATTCAGCCAAAATGGGA TTGTGCTCCTCACTTAAACATCAATCTTGAAATGAATTATTGGCTTTCCCTGCCTTGCAACCTTCGCGAGTGCCAGGAGcctttatttgattttattgcTGCTCTATCAGTCAATGGAAAAAAGACTGCACAT GTGAACTATGAAGCAAGTGGTTGGGTTGTGCATCATAAGTCTGATATATGGGCAAAATCGTCTGCAGATTATGGTGAGGTTCTGTGGGCTTTGTGGCCAATGGGTGGAGCATGGCTTTGCACCCATCTCTGGGAGCACTATACTTTTACATTAGAGAAG GATTTTCTGAAAGATAAGGCATACCCTTTGTTGGAAGGATGTGCATCATTTTTGTTGGACTGGTTGATTGAAGGTCCCAGCGGATATCTGGAAACCAATCCATCAACTTCTCCAGAGCACGTGTTTATTGCTCCAGACGGTAAGCCTGCTTGTGTCAGCTACTCATCAACCATGGACATGTCAATCATAAAAGAAGTATTTTCTGCCATTGTTTCTGCTGCGGAG GTTCTGGGAAAAATGGAGGATGCTCTCATTGGCAAAGTGTGTAAAGCTCAACAAAGGCTTTATCCTACCAAAATTGCTAAAGACGGTTCTATTATGGAATGG GCACAAGATTTTGGGGACCCAGATGTGCATCATCGACATCTTTCCCACCTCTTTGGCCTGTTTCCTGGGCACACTATAACGGTTGAGAAGACTCCAGCCCTTTGTAAGGCCGCAGAGAATACACTCTACAAACGag GAGAGGATGGCCCCGGATGGTCAACCTCATGGAAAATTGCTTTATGGGCACGTCTACGCAGTAGCGAGCATGCATATCACATGGTTAAGCATTTGTTTAAATTGGTAGATCCAGATCATGAGGTAGCTTTTGAAGGTGGACTCTACAGCAACTTATTTGCAGCTCACCCTCCTTTTCAGATTGATGCCAACTTCGG TTTTTCGGCAGCAATTGCAGAAATGCTTGTCCAAAGTACCTTGGAAGATATATTCATACTTCCTGCCCTTCCTAGGGAAAAATGGCCCAATGGATGCGTTAAAGGATTGAAGGCACGGGGCGGGTTGACAGTTTCCATATCTTGGAAAGAAGGAGACCTTCACGAAGTCGGTGTCTGGTCGAAGGACCACAAGTCCTCTAAAAGATTGCATTATAGAGGAACTATAGTGACTGCTAATATATCATCCGGTGGAGTTTACACTTTTGATAGTCAGTTAAAATGTGTAAACATGTACTCTCTTGCTGAAGTCTCTTTTCCTTCAATGTGA
- the LOC119991260 gene encoding alpha-L-fucosidase 2-like isoform X3: protein MEDDQWVLVRRPKEKDWWSPRAEDADSEKDTKRSKPLKVTFTDPAKYWTDAIPIGCGRLGAMVWGGVGSEIIQLNEDTLWTGSPGNYTNPEAPEALSEVRKLVDDGQYAEATEAAIKLTAKPADVYQLLGDIKLEFDDSHVAYGRDTYHRELNLDTATVQVKYTVGEVEFLREHFASRPDKVIATKISGSKSGSLTFAVSFDCKLDHHSYINGKTKIIMEGSCPEKRIPPTLKPNGNPRGIQFSAVLDIQISKDRGVIRVLDDKKLIVEGSDWAVLLLVASSSFEGSFSQPSESRKDPTSDCLSVLQSLMNLSYSDLYARHLDDYQNLFHRVSLVLSTNSKNMTRNVSAGSTNFPEGSEDYTVSTAERIQSFKRNEDPSLVELLFQFGRYLLISCSRPGTQVANLQGIWNKDIQPKWELLQVNYEASGWVVHHKSDIWAKSSADYGEVLWALWPMGGAWLCTHLWEHYTFTLEKDFLKDKAYPLLEGCASFLLDWLIEGPSGYLETNPSTSPEHVFIAPDGKPACVSYSSTMDMSIIKEVFSAIVSAAEVLGKMEDALIGKVCKAQQRLYPTKIAKDGSIMEWAQDFGDPDVHHRHLSHLFGLFPGHTITVEKTPALCKAAENTLYKRGEDGPGWSTSWKIALWARLRSSEHAYHMVKHLFKLVDPDHEVAFEGGLYSNLFAAHPPFQIDANFGFSAAIAEMLVQSTLEDIFILPALPREKWPNGCVKGLKARGGLTVSISWKEGDLHEVGVWSKDHKSSKRLHYRGTIVTANISSGGVYTFDSQLKCVNMYSLAEVSFPSM, encoded by the exons ATGGAAGACGATCAGTGGGTTCTGGTTCGGCGACCAAAAGAGAAAGATTGGTGGAGTCCTCGTGCAGAGGACGCCGACTCTGAGAAGGACACAAAGAGGTCAAAGCCGTTGAAGGTCACGTTTACTGACCCTGCAAAGTACTGGACCGACGCGATACCAATAGGTTGTGGACGACTCGGAGCCATGGTCTGGGGCGGCGTTGGATCCGAAATTATCCAGCTCAACG AAGACACATTGTGGACTGGATCTCCGGGAAACTATACTAACCCAGAAGCTCCTGAGGCACTATCAGAAGTCAGAAAACTTGTTGATGATGGTCAATATGCTGAAGCTACGGAAGCGGCCATCAAATTGACTGCAAAACCTGCAGAT GTTTACCAACTTCTTGGTGATATCAAGCTAGAATTTGATGATTCCCATGTTGCTTATGGTAGAGACACGTATCACAGAGAGCTAAACTTGGATACTGCAACAGTACAAGTGAAGTATACTGTAGGCGAGGTAGAATTTCTGAGGGAACATTTTGCTTCGAGACCTGATAAAGTGATTGCTACAAAAATATCTGGAAGTAAATCAGGTTCTTTAACCTTTGCAGTATCTTTTGACTGCAAGTTAGATCACCACTCTTACATAAATGGGAAAACTAAGATTATAATGGAAGGGAGTTGCCCAGAAAAAAGGATACCGCCTACACTGAAGCCAAATGGCAATCCAAGGGGCATTCAGTTTTCTGCTGTTCTTGACATACAGATCAGCAAAGACAGAGGTGTGATTCGTGTTTTGGATGACAAGAAGTTGATAGTGGAAGGTTCAGATTGGGCTGTTCTACTTTTAGTGGCTTCGTCTTCTTTTGAAGGGTCATTCTCTCAGCCTTCAGAATCTCGAAAGGATCCTACATCAGACTGTCTCAGTGTGTTACAGTCGCTGATGAATCTGTCGTACTCTGATCTATATGCACGCCACTTAGATGACTATCAGAATCTTTTCCATCGTGTTTCACTGGTTCTCTCAACAAACTCCAAAAACATGACAAGAAATGTCTCTGCAGGAAGTACGAATTTTCCTGAAGGAAGTGAAGATTACACAGTTTCAACTGCTGAACGGATACAATCTTTTAAAAGAAACGAAGATCCATCTTTGGTCGAGCTTCTATTCCAGTTTGGCCGATATTTGCTTATTTCTTGTTCACGGCCTGGAACTCAGGTGGCCAACCTGCAGGGAATATGGAACAAGGATATTCAGCCAAAATGGGA ATTGTTGCAGGTGAACTATGAAGCAAGTGGTTGGGTTGTGCATCATAAGTCTGATATATGGGCAAAATCGTCTGCAGATTATGGTGAGGTTCTGTGGGCTTTGTGGCCAATGGGTGGAGCATGGCTTTGCACCCATCTCTGGGAGCACTATACTTTTACATTAGAGAAG GATTTTCTGAAAGATAAGGCATACCCTTTGTTGGAAGGATGTGCATCATTTTTGTTGGACTGGTTGATTGAAGGTCCCAGCGGATATCTGGAAACCAATCCATCAACTTCTCCAGAGCACGTGTTTATTGCTCCAGACGGTAAGCCTGCTTGTGTCAGCTACTCATCAACCATGGACATGTCAATCATAAAAGAAGTATTTTCTGCCATTGTTTCTGCTGCGGAG GTTCTGGGAAAAATGGAGGATGCTCTCATTGGCAAAGTGTGTAAAGCTCAACAAAGGCTTTATCCTACCAAAATTGCTAAAGACGGTTCTATTATGGAATGG GCACAAGATTTTGGGGACCCAGATGTGCATCATCGACATCTTTCCCACCTCTTTGGCCTGTTTCCTGGGCACACTATAACGGTTGAGAAGACTCCAGCCCTTTGTAAGGCCGCAGAGAATACACTCTACAAACGag GAGAGGATGGCCCCGGATGGTCAACCTCATGGAAAATTGCTTTATGGGCACGTCTACGCAGTAGCGAGCATGCATATCACATGGTTAAGCATTTGTTTAAATTGGTAGATCCAGATCATGAGGTAGCTTTTGAAGGTGGACTCTACAGCAACTTATTTGCAGCTCACCCTCCTTTTCAGATTGATGCCAACTTCGG TTTTTCGGCAGCAATTGCAGAAATGCTTGTCCAAAGTACCTTGGAAGATATATTCATACTTCCTGCCCTTCCTAGGGAAAAATGGCCCAATGGATGCGTTAAAGGATTGAAGGCACGGGGCGGGTTGACAGTTTCCATATCTTGGAAAGAAGGAGACCTTCACGAAGTCGGTGTCTGGTCGAAGGACCACAAGTCCTCTAAAAGATTGCATTATAGAGGAACTATAGTGACTGCTAATATATCATCCGGTGGAGTTTACACTTTTGATAGTCAGTTAAAATGTGTAAACATGTACTCTCTTGCTGAAGTCTCTTTTCCTTCAATGTGA
- the LOC119991260 gene encoding alpha-L-fucosidase 2-like isoform X2, with protein MEDDQWVLVRRPKEKDWWSPRAEDADSEKDTKRSKPLKVTFTDPAKYWTDAIPIGCGRLGAMVWGGVGSEIIQLNEDTLWTGSPGNYTNPEAPEALSEVRKLVDDGQYAEATEAAIKLTAKPADVYQLLGDIKLEFDDSHVAYGRDTYHRELNLDTATVQVKYTVGEVEFLREHFASRPDKVIATKISGSKSGSLTFAVSFDCKLDHHSYINGKTKIIMEGSCPEKRIPPTLKPNGNPRGIQFSAVLDIQISKDRGVIRVLDDKKLIVEGSDWAVLLLVASSSFEGSFSQPSESRKDPTSDCLSVLQSLMNLSYSDLYARHLDDYQNLFHRVSLVLSTNSKNMTRNVSAGSTNFPEGSEDYTVSTAERIQSFKRNEDPSLVELLFQFGRYLLISCSRPGTQVANLQGIWNKDIQPKWDHRLLQVNYEASGWVVHHKSDIWAKSSADYGEVLWALWPMGGAWLCTHLWEHYTFTLEKDFLKDKAYPLLEGCASFLLDWLIEGPSGYLETNPSTSPEHVFIAPDGKPACVSYSSTMDMSIIKEVFSAIVSAAEVLGKMEDALIGKVCKAQQRLYPTKIAKDGSIMEWAQDFGDPDVHHRHLSHLFGLFPGHTITVEKTPALCKAAENTLYKRGEDGPGWSTSWKIALWARLRSSEHAYHMVKHLFKLVDPDHEVAFEGGLYSNLFAAHPPFQIDANFGFSAAIAEMLVQSTLEDIFILPALPREKWPNGCVKGLKARGGLTVSISWKEGDLHEVGVWSKDHKSSKRLHYRGTIVTANISSGGVYTFDSQLKCVNMYSLAEVSFPSM; from the exons ATGGAAGACGATCAGTGGGTTCTGGTTCGGCGACCAAAAGAGAAAGATTGGTGGAGTCCTCGTGCAGAGGACGCCGACTCTGAGAAGGACACAAAGAGGTCAAAGCCGTTGAAGGTCACGTTTACTGACCCTGCAAAGTACTGGACCGACGCGATACCAATAGGTTGTGGACGACTCGGAGCCATGGTCTGGGGCGGCGTTGGATCCGAAATTATCCAGCTCAACG AAGACACATTGTGGACTGGATCTCCGGGAAACTATACTAACCCAGAAGCTCCTGAGGCACTATCAGAAGTCAGAAAACTTGTTGATGATGGTCAATATGCTGAAGCTACGGAAGCGGCCATCAAATTGACTGCAAAACCTGCAGAT GTTTACCAACTTCTTGGTGATATCAAGCTAGAATTTGATGATTCCCATGTTGCTTATGGTAGAGACACGTATCACAGAGAGCTAAACTTGGATACTGCAACAGTACAAGTGAAGTATACTGTAGGCGAGGTAGAATTTCTGAGGGAACATTTTGCTTCGAGACCTGATAAAGTGATTGCTACAAAAATATCTGGAAGTAAATCAGGTTCTTTAACCTTTGCAGTATCTTTTGACTGCAAGTTAGATCACCACTCTTACATAAATGGGAAAACTAAGATTATAATGGAAGGGAGTTGCCCAGAAAAAAGGATACCGCCTACACTGAAGCCAAATGGCAATCCAAGGGGCATTCAGTTTTCTGCTGTTCTTGACATACAGATCAGCAAAGACAGAGGTGTGATTCGTGTTTTGGATGACAAGAAGTTGATAGTGGAAGGTTCAGATTGGGCTGTTCTACTTTTAGTGGCTTCGTCTTCTTTTGAAGGGTCATTCTCTCAGCCTTCAGAATCTCGAAAGGATCCTACATCAGACTGTCTCAGTGTGTTACAGTCGCTGATGAATCTGTCGTACTCTGATCTATATGCACGCCACTTAGATGACTATCAGAATCTTTTCCATCGTGTTTCACTGGTTCTCTCAACAAACTCCAAAAACATGACAAGAAATGTCTCTGCAGGAAGTACGAATTTTCCTGAAGGAAGTGAAGATTACACAGTTTCAACTGCTGAACGGATACAATCTTTTAAAAGAAACGAAGATCCATCTTTGGTCGAGCTTCTATTCCAGTTTGGCCGATATTTGCTTATTTCTTGTTCACGGCCTGGAACTCAGGTGGCCAACCTGCAGGGAATATGGAACAAGGATATTCAGCCAAAATGGGA TCACAGATTGTTGCAGGTGAACTATGAAGCAAGTGGTTGGGTTGTGCATCATAAGTCTGATATATGGGCAAAATCGTCTGCAGATTATGGTGAGGTTCTGTGGGCTTTGTGGCCAATGGGTGGAGCATGGCTTTGCACCCATCTCTGGGAGCACTATACTTTTACATTAGAGAAG GATTTTCTGAAAGATAAGGCATACCCTTTGTTGGAAGGATGTGCATCATTTTTGTTGGACTGGTTGATTGAAGGTCCCAGCGGATATCTGGAAACCAATCCATCAACTTCTCCAGAGCACGTGTTTATTGCTCCAGACGGTAAGCCTGCTTGTGTCAGCTACTCATCAACCATGGACATGTCAATCATAAAAGAAGTATTTTCTGCCATTGTTTCTGCTGCGGAG GTTCTGGGAAAAATGGAGGATGCTCTCATTGGCAAAGTGTGTAAAGCTCAACAAAGGCTTTATCCTACCAAAATTGCTAAAGACGGTTCTATTATGGAATGG GCACAAGATTTTGGGGACCCAGATGTGCATCATCGACATCTTTCCCACCTCTTTGGCCTGTTTCCTGGGCACACTATAACGGTTGAGAAGACTCCAGCCCTTTGTAAGGCCGCAGAGAATACACTCTACAAACGag GAGAGGATGGCCCCGGATGGTCAACCTCATGGAAAATTGCTTTATGGGCACGTCTACGCAGTAGCGAGCATGCATATCACATGGTTAAGCATTTGTTTAAATTGGTAGATCCAGATCATGAGGTAGCTTTTGAAGGTGGACTCTACAGCAACTTATTTGCAGCTCACCCTCCTTTTCAGATTGATGCCAACTTCGG TTTTTCGGCAGCAATTGCAGAAATGCTTGTCCAAAGTACCTTGGAAGATATATTCATACTTCCTGCCCTTCCTAGGGAAAAATGGCCCAATGGATGCGTTAAAGGATTGAAGGCACGGGGCGGGTTGACAGTTTCCATATCTTGGAAAGAAGGAGACCTTCACGAAGTCGGTGTCTGGTCGAAGGACCACAAGTCCTCTAAAAGATTGCATTATAGAGGAACTATAGTGACTGCTAATATATCATCCGGTGGAGTTTACACTTTTGATAGTCAGTTAAAATGTGTAAACATGTACTCTCTTGCTGAAGTCTCTTTTCCTTCAATGTGA
- the LOC119991262 gene encoding TIP41-like protein has product MEVEVGYKDLKVAGAELLDDGRHGIRIRGWEIESRKLSILKSSPVEQWEQKLGTSHLPEMVFGDSCLELKHMNSSIKIHFNAFDALAGWKQEALPPVEVPAAAQWKFRSKPFQQVILDYDYTFTTPYHGSETIEVEAKKKESGELLEQSCNLCWEDCKEQIDVVSLASKEPILFCDEVVLYEDELADNGVSLLTVKVRVMPSSWFLLLRFWLRVDGVLMRLRDTRMHCIFGESESPIILRESCWRETTFQALSAKGYPVDSASYSDPSTIIQRLAVIMNRTQKLKVLGNQ; this is encoded by the exons atggaggtggaggtgggcTACAAGGATCTAAAAGTTGCCGGTGCCGAATTATTGGACGATGGACGCCATGGCATTCGCATCCGTGGGTGGGAAATCGAGTCCCGGAAGCTCTCAATACTCAAATCCTCCCCTGTTGAACA GTGGGAGCAGAAGCTAGGAACGTCTCATCTACCAGAAATGGTGTTTGGGGACAGTTGCTTAGAACTTAAACACATGAATAGCAGCATCAAGATACACTTCAACGCGTTTGATGCTCTAGCTGGTTGGAAGCAGGAAGCTCTGCCTCCAGTTGAAGTTCCTGCTGCCGCTCAATGGAAATTTAGGAG CAAACCCTTTCAGCAGGTGATACTAGATTACGACTACACGTTCACAACTCCATATCATGGAAGTGAAACAATTGAAGTAGAGGCTAAGAAG AAAGAAAGTGGAGAACTCTTGGAGCAAAGCTGCAACCTCTGTTGGGAGGACTGCAAGGAGCAAATTGACGTAGTTTCACTGGCATCAAAGGAGCCTATTTTATTTTGTGATGAG GTAGTGTTGTATGAAGATGAACTGGCTGATAATGGAGTGTCACTTTTAACTGTGAAAGTG AGAGTCATGCCAAGTTCTTGGTTTCTTCTCTTGCGGTTCTGG CTCAGAGTTGATGGGGTCTTGATGAGATTGAGGGATACTCGTATGCACTGCATTTTTGGTGAAAGTGAGAGCCCTATCATTCTTCGGGAAAGCTGCTGGAGAGAAACTACCTTTCAAGCATTGTCTGct AAAGGTTATCCCGTTGATTCTGCTTCATATAGTGATCCTAGCACCATCATCCAGAGGCTTGCTGTCATCATGAATAGGACCCAAAAGCTTAAGGTCCTTGGTAATCAATAA